In Calliopsis andreniformis isolate RMS-2024a chromosome 6, iyCalAndr_principal, whole genome shotgun sequence, the genomic window TCCTTTAAACAGAATtcctttttcttccttttcaatatattttatttttgcttGGCTCAATGTTAAGGATAATATTGATTTTATCGATTACGTATCAATGGTAGAGTAAATGTTATCAAGATAGTAAAAGGTTACAAGATTTACTTTCTCTTAAAAGAAACGCGGtaaaacaattttattattacaGTGGCAAGTATCACATTATTACTGAATGTTTATAAAAAAAAGACAATGTAATAATACTCGGATTCCTGTTGCATAATTACATTAAAAATGTAACGTAATGTATTGCATTATACTCATAAATTATTTCACGAACCACTTATTCTGATATTTACAAAAGTAAACTAAAGGATACTGTCACTGAATAGCAAAGAAGTCAGTTATGTAATTCCTTTGTTTTATCCAAAATAATACATGCAtatatgtatttcaaaagtgatgTTACTCacaaaatgaaaaaagaatGAAGTTTAATAACATACATTTATTCATCGTTAAAAATTTTACCAACAAAACTTCAAAATTGTAGAGTATATTTAAAACACATTTACTATAAATAACGAGTAAGTAATCTTCAGCCGAAGAATTCAGATACGATAACTTTCCTTCAAATTCTTGGATAATCCATTTCTTTCTACCAACATTATTTGCTTAATTTTCTTGTAAGCTCACAAAATTCAACTTTCTTGGTTTCCCTGAATAACGTGCCTCCTGAATTGTATCACTTTTGAAATACTTATATGATAtgtaatacaatgaaaattaagTTGAAAGTACTACCGTCAGGGACATAGTTCGTGTTTATTTTTGAGTAGGAAGCCTATGCGAAAATAATAATGAAATCATAATTTAGTTTAGCTACTAAATTTCACGAATAAATATCAAACTAGGTAACAATTATTTACTAATATTTTTGAAGAAATTTTtatcaatataaattttatgtaTGTACTAAAATACTAAACTCGTCAAGAATCGGGTCCTGATCAGCAACTGGGTCCTAGACAGTAAATCATCTCTTGTTCTCTCAAAAAAGTCGAAAATCAACATGGTTCACTTTTCTTATGACCCCCTCAATTACTCCCTataatccaatcatcaatcctcaatcataaaaaccTAACATCCCTATCTTCTGTTTTAAAGATCGTGGTGCTCGCCGCATCGGCGATGGCGCGGCCTGAAGCTGGTTACTCGTACAGCCAGCCGAGCTCTGGCTATGGAGCTCCGGGTACCGGATTAGGAGGTGGTGGAGGACTCGGCGGAGGACTCGGTGGAGGCCTCGGTGGAGGACATGGCGGAGGTCTCGGTGGAGGACTCGGCGGAGGACTCGGTGGAGGACTTGGCGGAGGACTTGGTGGTGGATTTGGCGGTGGTTTCGGTGGAGGCGCTGGTGGTGGCTTCGGAGGAGGCGCTGGTGGTGGCTTCGGAGGAGGCGCTGGTGGCGGCTTCGGAGGAGGCTTTGGCGCCGGTGGCGGTGGATCTCTGATCCAGAAACACATCTACGTCCACGTGCCACCCCCAGAGGCCCCTGAAGACAGGCCCGCCAGACCCATtgcgccaccaccaccaccacagaAGCACTACAAGATCATCTTCATCAAGGCGCCCACTCCACCTACGCCTACCGCCCCTGTTCTTCCTGCTCTTCCTCAGCAAGACGAACAGAAGACGTTGATCTACGTGCTGGTTAAGAAACCGGAAGAGGCGCCTGAAGTCAGTCTGCCGACTATTGCACCCACGCAACCCAGCAAGCCGGAAGTTTACTTCATCAAATACAAGACACAGGTGCGTGGATCTTTTGTTTGAACTCGCTCTCTTTGCACTTACACTATTCTATTCTTCTATATTTATGGTAAGGATTTCTATTATGCAATTGTACCTATATAGAAGAATAGCTGTTTGGTGGAAGTATACTTGTCTTATGAGTAGAAAAATAGAATAGGTGTCTGTTGTTGTCTTATTATTATCCGTTTCTTGTTTACAACAAATTTTCAGTCTTCTCGTATAATAGTGAAGTCTTGTTTTTTTACTATTGCTTCTTGGAGAAATGCATGAATTTTTTTACGAAAGATTTTTCAACTCAAATGTTTAAattgtactttttttgtatttaaatcgaGGCAAATGGCTATGCGTTAAACACAGAAATTGGCTGAGAAATAAACAGCTAAAAGATAAAACACTGAAATGTGGAGCTGCACAATATTGTAAAGGCGGCTCTGACGTGAATTCTAGAATATTTTAAGGTTTATATCAAATGCGTATCCTTAAAAgcaaaaatatttcataattcaATAATACAGTTGCCATTTTACGTAAAACAGTGATTATACTAAGATTGCCTAAAACTTAGAAATTGTTAAAGTTTGTTTATAACAAGTGTCGCTGAAAGACTTTGTCAGATTAAAGTGTTGGTCACCGGTGACCATGGCGGTGAATATGTTAAATGAAGTAAGTACTTGggttaacaagaataataatatactcaaattttaataaaaattgggATATCTACATAGAAACATATCTCAAGATAATCGCAAACCACCTAACAAAAATCGTtaaaaaataacgaaaattAACGACATTGTGTTTCAAAATTCTTGTTTGcccaatttatatatttatatttactttGAGTCAACAATATTTTGAGCCACATACAATTCAACACGGCACGTAACTAAGAAATTTTCACTTCACAAAGACTTTATAAAAATGCatcataaggtaaatgtcccattaTTAACacgaattttatttcattttaaatttaaattctaatataaCTAATAAAAAAACAGTGTCATAAAATAATACATTCAGACACTGGGACGTAATTCATATAGAGATATACATTTTTATGTCgtccacttactgggacataTACTGTCCAACTATAAAGAAAAGCAGTATCtcctaaaaatatattattactattttGCACTAAAACAAAACACAAAATGTTCAAAACTATCCAAAGATATAAAAAACCTAGTTTCACATTTTCTCTAGTTACTGTTTTTCTACATACTTGCGCAGTATAGTCTCGTAAACATCCAAATATCGGAACATTTACCTTGTAGCATCAACTTAGCAAATATCTACCCAATTTCAGGATTTCATAAAAACTTCTAAAGCCATTTCTCTCAACATAACCCCAAAGTAGCTTATCTCCATCTTGAACCAAACGCTTCGAGCAAGACTAAAGACTAAATATGTGAAACAAATTACAGAAGGAAGTCACGTCTGGTGGCGGCGGCGGAGGAATTGGCGGAGGAATCGGCGGAGGAATCGGCGGAGGAATCGGCGGAGGAATCGGCGGAGGTATCGGCGGAGGAATCGGTGGTGGACTCGGCGGAGGACTCGGCGGAGGACTCGGCGGAGGACTCGGTGGTGGACACGGCGGTGGTGTCGGTGGAGGGCTCGACGGACACGGCGGTGGCGGAAGTGGTCCCAGCGGACCCAGCACGAGCTACGGGGCACCCAGCGGATCGGGGCCTTACTAGTCACAGACACTGCCCGTTGAAACCCCACAGATCCTCCTCCACCCGAAATCGGCCCCAATTCCACGCTCCGCGACGCACACGTATTCACGGCTTCGGCCACGGCTCAACGGCGATCCTTTCGGACGCATCTACTCACTGTGATCCCACGTGGACGACCGTGGTGACGAGCAGGATCACGATCGAGGGACCAGCCGGTTGCGCGTACCTGTCGATGATGGCGACGATGACGCTGCCGCCGGCCTGGGTCCTGCTCGCGATTCGGAGTTGCGCGATATATACGACTTACGTGAGAACGACCACGATCACGAGGATGACCGTGATGATGACCACGATGATGACCACGATCATGATGACGATGACCACGatcatgatgatgatgatgagaaTTCTAACGACTGTTAGATATACGACGACAAAGACGACGACTAGGATTAAATGTTTTTTTATACGTTATTTTTTGCAAGAAAACGGTGGCGAAATAAAgctttttttatgtatttttacaTAAAACCATATGGCGTTTTTTGTTCATTCACCTGTCTGACACCTTCTATTTTATACATAGAGATTATGCCTTCaaaatagtaaaatattttgGTTTCAAGTAACTTCAAAGTATTTTTCAGACTACTTAAGTGTTAGTtggattcaaatatctatcaatTAATTTGGAACTGTTACTGGAATTAGTTTGAAattgttacttgaattcaaaaaCTCAATTAAAATCAATAAAGAAGTTAAGTAACCTAGCGCAGTGAAACCCCAAAATGGCGTCGAAGGggattaataattatttttcacaTATCGCGTTTGTGTTCACTTGTTTTCATACCAATTCTGACTATACAAATTGAAACCGTTCAAAATGTATTATTTCATGTCTATCCCAAATTGATTTGAAACTTGAAGGAATATTTCAAGTCAACTAGAATAGCAGATTCATATTGACAAATTGGTCTTAAGTTACTTAAATTTAAGCCATTTGAAACTCATTCACTCTAAATCATTTCAAGGCACAGTGAGTATAGCAACGAaattataaaaagaaaatacagtACAGTTATAAAACATAAACTAAAACAATATCTATCGAAAATTTGACTAATTGAGTCGGACCTGATTTCATTTCGATTTTACTTACAAGATTCTTATTTATTTAGAACAATTTTCAGAACAGTTTTTACTTGATATTTAATTCACACTTTTCTAATATGTGGTATTACAAATTTAGGACTTGTTCTtatcaatttaatatttttaaaatattattatagatCATTCCAAAAACATAGAATATTCTTTTTAACGTGATTGAAAAATATATTAGGtcaaaaattaaagaaaatgatAACATCCATAACAACAATTAAGTATAACTTTAAACATTAATTTTTCGAAAAATGATATGATCTTCAGTGACATTATTTATGGTATAATCTCATACTTATTTAAATTCAACTTTGTTACTTTCAAATACGTTTCTGTCAAGCTACATAATAAAGAATGAGAtttgttaaatattttattgtaaGTATTAAATCTTGTTACTACCTAATTAGTATCATTAACTTTTATCGGGAGCTGCCCGTGTTTGCACGGTAGTACTTGCTTACTGTAGCAAAGAATATGATCTCGCAATGACAACAATCATGCCCATAATTATGGTGATGCAATGATAGTGGTAACAATCGAGATAGCAATCAATGGCAGCAATTGTGCCTGTGACCTGTAGTTACCTGATGACAACGACGACGGTAGTAATTGCAGCTTTAGGATAGCATTCAGACTAATTCAAATTATAAGCATGGAgctaatttatttttcattccgTGTATCATacggaaaataataataaactcAGTTAACAAGGAAGAAAATTAGACGTAAAAATTGACGAAAAAGGACgtcgaaaaattgcaaaaaatACCTCGTTTCTATATTAAAATTTATGTTAACTTCACTGAAGAACACGTGTGACGAAGTACAGAAGAGAAAACGATAATTACGTTTGAAAGTGAGTAACAGGAGGAAAATTTGCTCATGCAGATGAGGTGCCAGGTATTAAGGAAACTAAAAGTTGAAACCTAGTTTCTCTAATACATATACTATGTTCACTCTTCAGTGGACTCTGTACAGTCAATTAACCCTTTGAATGCACATTAAAATAAGAGTGAAATACAATAcgagatttatttattttattatttatattgcttctatatgaatattttatatatatatgacaGGACCTCGATTAAGCGGTTTAAAGCAAGGCTCAAACAAGTAGCACTCTCCTCATGTGAAATTTATTGCTTTGGATAAACTACTATTAAATCAgaattcaattcccaatcaatgTTCTATTGTACTCTTATATATTGTTATTACACTAAATAAAAACAATATGGACTGAAAAAACTGTGAATAATTGAGACCCGATTAATCTAGATTCTACTGCAATATGAAAATGTGTATTTCATATTTTCTTGCTAGTTATTTAATTCGTCCCTTAATTTAAGAGAAAGAAAGGCAGCTCTATTAAGAGGAACTAAATAAGTCGTTTTACTAGCAATTAACATCCTAACACTTTCATTGTAAGGATAAATTTTTAATGCAAAGAAAATTTAGAAcatataaattttatacaaaaaccCTTAACAACTTTAcagaatttctaaaaaatttggATAAAAGGTGTTCAATACGTGACTGTCCAAGATTATGTGTACATGCGTTAGTTTCATCTGTAATTATCAACCTCTCCACTTGACACGATTACATTTTGTCGCAATATTTTAATCGCTCAACCGCAATTCAGTCGTCCATTAGATGAGTTTTGTGAATAAGGAGAAACTGAGGCGGACTGATTGTTTCGTATCGTTAAAGTCAGCTCGCGGCGAGATAAAGCGCGTAAATGCTGTATTGTGCAATGCCTAAAACATTATACAAGCCAGGGAACACCTCGTGACTTGGCGATAGCCCACGCCACCCTGTGGGAAATCCCCTTGCTCTCTAGCAACGTTCTGCGTTGGTGTGCGCGCGAGCTACTATTGCGTTAACTAAGATTCGTATCGACCACGTTTCA contains:
- the Twdlt gene encoding tweedleT: MRAFMIVVLAASAMARPEAGYSYSQPSSGYGAPGTGLGGGGGLGGGLGGGLGGGHGGGLGGGLGGGLGGGLGGGLGGGFGGGFGGGAGGGFGGGAGGGFGGGAGGGFGGGFGAGGGGSLIQKHIYVHVPPPEAPEDRPARPIAPPPPPQKHYKIIFIKAPTPPTPTAPVLPALPQQDEQKTLIYVLVKKPEEAPEVSLPTIAPTQPSKPEVYFIKYKTQKEVTSGGGGGGIGGGIGGGIGGGIGGGIGGGIGGGIGGGLGGGLGGGLGGGLGGGHGGGVGGGLDGHGGGGSGPSGPSTSYGAPSGSGPY